The Populus alba chromosome 4, ASM523922v2, whole genome shotgun sequence genome contains a region encoding:
- the LOC118060175 gene encoding zinc finger A20 and AN1 domain-containing stress-associated protein 3, which translates to MAEEQHRCQEQRLCVNNCGFYGSPATENLCSKCYRDLHQSQPLNHQLLNPSSSSSAASVSSFSSPAVDVLKVNTNQKAPVVVVGDDKKDEVKAGEPAVVKQQQQPNRCLTCRRRVGLTGFKCRCGMVFCGTHRYPEQHDCEFDFKSLGKQQIAKANPVVKGEKLQKI; encoded by the coding sequence atggCAGAAGAACAACACAGATGCCAAGAACAACGACTCTGCGTAAACAACTGCGGTTTTTATGGGAGCCCAGCAACAGAAAATCTTTGTTCTAAGTGTTACCGTGATCTTCATCAATCACAGCCCTTGAATCATCAGCTGCTAAAcccgtcgtcgtcgtcgtcggcTGCTTCTGTTTCCTCCTTTTCATCCCCAGCCGTTGATGTTCTTAAAGTCAACACCAACCAGAAAGCTCCTGTTGTGGTGGTGGGAGATGATAAAAAAGATGAGGTAAAGGCAGGAGAGCCTGCGGTTgtgaagcagcagcagcagccaaaTAGGTGCTTGACGTGTAGGAGGCGCGTGGGGTTGACGGGGTTCAAGTGCAGGTGTGGTATGGTGTTTTGTGGAACACATAGGTACCCGGAACAGCATGATTGCGAATTTGATTTTAAGAGTTTAGGGAAACAACAGATTGCTAAGGCTAATCCTGTTGTTAAGGGAGAGAAACTCCAAAAAATTTAA